The DNA sequence atttaaaataaaataaaacagaccaACATAAAGAAATCTTGTTTATCTATGTCAACAGGGCTTAATTTAGCAGCAACAACTGGAGGCTGGTGGCTCCAATTTCAGTGGGACtcaggctgcctccacactgcagaaataatctagtttgacccaattttaactgccatgactgaatgctatgaaattttgggaattgtagtttgttgtagcaccagagatctctgacagataaggctaaatgcctcacagaagtacaaatctcagaattccatagcattaaccagtggcagttaaagtggggtcaaactggattatttctgcagtgcggatgcagccagtgAATCTGTTCTGACACCAAACTTAAAATAATCTATCCAagctgctgaacctattttgggggacAGAATTCAGCACTCTGAACAGCTCCTTTAATGTTTGGATTTGCTTGCTGCTAATTTTAATTGGACCAGAGCCATTatctgcaattattattattattattattattattattattattattattattatctgcagtTATATCACTTAATATGCAAATATGTGAAGGATCTGAatgtttctttcagttaaagAAGAGATCACTTTCCCAGTTTGACAAGTGTTCATACTCTGATGATTGCCTTTTGTTTGGCTTTGCTTGTCTAAGAGACTAGGAAATTTTCCTGGTGTTGATATGGATGCTTTCACCTAGAAATTGAATGAAACAAAAATCTGACTGGTGGCAACAATTCAAAATTTTTGATTTGCATCAAGTTCACACAAAATGGACCAAACCTaaccattttctttaaaaaaataaaaataaaataaagctgaaGACTTAATATAAGTCTCAAACTTGCAGGAAAATATTTGGGATGTCACTCTAAGTGTACATATGAAGTTTTGTTAAAACCAGCTCACAAATGTCTACATGTCTACGTTGAAACAAATTTACACACCAAACAAATTTACAAAAATGAGATGTAACCCAAGTTAGTGTACAGATAAGATCAAATAGACTTTTTCCTTTGTATATGGCTAAATAACACATCAAGTTTGGTGATTCTGTGATCAAGCATGGGGATTGGTACAGCATAATAGAGAGACAAACATAAAAGTTCAGTTATCAAATAGATCACATCTGCACCTACTGATATTATGTATATTTTCTTGCATAGTACTACTTTAGACTGAAAGAGAGCGATAgagtatttcaatattttttctcATGGGAAGGAAACCTAATGTACATAGAAAAAATAAGATTTGGAAGGAGAACTCTCTGCAGTATGGATAAAAAGCTTGTTAGAACCAATATTTtgtgactgtggctgcatccgcactggggaaataatctagTTGAACACTACTTCaaataccatggctcaatgctatggaattctgagaattgtcatttgttgtgtACCAGAGCTcttagacagagaaggctaaacgtctcacaaaactagttctcagaattccataggactgagctgtagaagttaaagtgatgtcaaactggattatctctccAGTGCAGATACAAATTGTGTGCCCTACTTTTGTGTCCTACTTTATAAAGGATAGTTCTCCATTTGAAAGTATCCTCTGTTTGATGGGTCATGCAGTCAACTGTGGCTTAAAGAGAACGGTCCATAAAAAGAACAGGGATTAGAGTCTTGATGTATTCATTAAAATTATCCACCTGGGAATAGGGTTTTGCGCCTTGAAGGATCCGTTAAAAGAAACCACCTGGGCAGACAAAACGGGTGCACAAACCCCTTGGTTACAATATTTCCCACTGTTATGAGAGGTATTGTATTTATAGTAATTATTTATATACATTATGTTTGTCAAATGCAAATCTTATGCACATATGTGATGCACTTCCTCTTTTTTGGCATTGCATAAGAAGCTACTTTACTTAGTATTCTCTTTTTTCAGTTACCCTGAAGCATCAATTTATGAGCAATGCAAGGCACTAGTATTTGATGTAGTTACTTACTACAACCCCCTGGATTACAGAGGAGGAAGCCAGAGGGTGGGGTGGGAGTGGGTTATTAGTGAAAATCACCTGTCTACCCATTTCATGAGGTGGTTGTATGAGGTTCCCTGGAGCCAAGTCAATGCTCTCAGCACACCATCACAGTGTAAGGTACAAAGACGTCCTTTTTCTGGAGCTGAGCTTAAAACTGTTATGCGCATTTTAAGTATGAATGAATTGTGCACACTGATGAGTACCTAGCACTGCTATACCACCAAGAAACCTCCCACTGTCCAGTCTCAGAACAACTTCGTACTTTTCTTACtttacctctttttttttaatgaacaaaagTGGAATAGATAGGCCAAAATGTAAACATCCACGTGGgacttttcaaaacagaaaaaaagcatAGGAGATGCTCAACACCTTATGAGGGCAAAGTGCAACCTTCAGGTGTTGTTTGATTGTAGCTCTCAGCAACCACAGCCAACactgaggaatgatgggagttccaTTCCAGTCTAAAAATATCTCAAGGGTAACACTCACCACCTCTTAGGTAAGAGAAATATCTGGGAGAGATGCTGGAATGTATTTCATGCATTCCTTGCCCAAactggtaccctccagatgtgttggacttaaTGTCCATCATCCCATAACCTATGGCACTGCTAACTAGGAATGAAGGCAGCAGTAGCCAAGCGCATCTGCACAGTACCACAGCAGGGAATACTGGTGTAAAACATGAGTTTTTGACTTAACTATGAAGCAGTTTGACAATCCACTGGGAAtgaagcaccacaaaatgtattGTGATGGATGGGGAAAGCCTCTGTGGGAATGACAAGGCAACTTTGTTTTATGTAATTGGTCCCTGAGAAAGCACACATTAGAAGCTACTTTCAGATGTACCAAGCACCCATAAGTCCTAttgatttttaaatgaaagttcTTGGCTCACAGCACCTCTAAAAATTAGGCCATGGCTTTAATATTAGacagcatgtgtgtgttttaacattCTCATCCACTGCCCTGTTTTAGCTGTCTCTGTGGCTCTGATGTTCACCTTTTAGAAATGGTTTGCTAGCAAGACTACAATCTCATGCCAATCAATAAAATATAGTGTACCACTACTGCAGCAACATCAAAACCTCTTCAAATAGAGTACCACAAGAGGCTTGTTCCTTTTatttcctggtgtgtgtgtgtatgtctgtgtaccAGGAAATGTTGCAGAAGGATCTCCACCACCTAGTCTGTACTAGTTATAATATTCTATATGTTTCTAAAATTAGCCATGCCAGCCAGAGATCATAGCTAATGAGCTGAGCCAGTGAACAGGCTTCTGGCTCATAATCTCTTTATAGCCCTTCAAAAGTAATGATTTGTTGAGAGAGACAAACATTTTCAAACACTTACCTAACACTGGAAAACTAAAAAACCCTGTTTGCCAAATTAATTCAGAGTTTTAGACAAAAATTGGACATAGCAGTGGCATATAGTATACAAGAAACAACATCCCCCTCCACACATAAAGCAGGGGATTCTTCTTAACTAGAATTGTGAGAATTCAATGACCCTGACCTACATGCTCCTTTTGATGCTACAACCTCTGTTAACAGTGGGTAGTTCTGGGAGCTCAAGGAGGACTTTAGCTCAAGTGGCAAAACCCAAGTTTGTGagtagaaggtcccaggttctATCCCCAGCATCTCCAGCAAATGCCAAGGAAATTTTCCTGCCTAAAACCCATGACAATCTAACAAGACTAACAACCTTCTTTGCAGTAACTTTGCAACCAAAGGACTAAACTTGATTTAGGCTTGGTACCTGAGACCCATTCCATCACTAGTGAGAACATCTTTAAAATTGTCCACTCCCGCTATCATTTTGTTACTCAGCTTCCCACTCAAAGGAAAACTTTAAGCCTACTCTATTAGTGTAATCTGCTTTTCTTTAAAGCCAACAGCAAATCTCCCATAATTATTGATGATgattctcccccaccccaaaagaaGTCCATGAATCTTGTCCCAGATAGCTACTGTAACCTTTCTTGGATTTCATCTTGCAAAAGGTCAGGCatccttaaaaagaaaacaaaacactgccTGTCCAGGAGTCATGAGATCAAAGGCTACTTGTTCAAAGCTGTTGTTTCTGTCCTCATACTTTTCAGTGCATCACAACTGAGTTGTATCTTAcgtatgtatgtgccttccagttgcttGCTGACTTATGcaaccccatgtatttcatagggttttttttaggcaaCGAATACtgtactcaaaggtggttttgcaaactcctttctctgaaatatattcTTCAGtagctggtattcattgatggtctcccatctaagtacttaGCAGGGCTGAACCTTGCTTAGATTCgagggatctggtacctttagggtatccTATACAAGCTTTATACAGTACCTCTAAAACATACCACATTACATAATCTGAACATATCATGATTTATTAGGGTTTATACCCTAACCTAACCTAACCtaacctcccctcccctcccttcccctccccttgaGTCAggtattatttctatttttattttttccagacACTTTAAAAGAAGTGGGTGGGAAAGGTAAAGTTTGCACATTCCTTCTTGCTGTCACGCACATTCATCCCAGTTCCACAGACATATCTTGTTTAATTCATGGGGGAAATCAAAGGTTCAGTTTATGGGAGAGTGCTTTCTAGACTTCCATACCCCCAGCCCTTTGCACTCATAACACAATGTCCATACAGTCTTTAGAGTAGAGATGAGCACTTGCTAGGAGTTGGTGGAGCTGTACTGGCTACCCTGGGAGACTGTACACCCCAACTGTGTCCCCCCACTTGTTGCACTTACTCCTCCAgattataaaataatgtttttaaaaacccaaaacattaCACTGACACATGCTAAGATTGTGGGAAGTCAGTATCACTACCTTTTTCATCCTACCCTGTATGAGACCCCGTCTTTATCTAACACATATAAACCAGAAATTTCTTGTTTTAGGCCCAGGGGTTGAAAAGCGGCAAAATTGCTTCCCACACTCCACAGTGGGAGTGTTCTGactaaaaacaaaatggaaataaaattggggggagggtttAAAGGGTATGAGTTATCTGAGAGTAGAGCAATCGAACTACTACAAAAATGGCGCTGGGGGTGACACACAGACCACAGCCCCACTTTTAAATTTCATCATTGTGCAAAATACTACAATTTTATACACTGAGTCATGAATGAAGCATTTTATGTTGTTAAGCAGTAGAGAAATCAATATTGTACACATTTCAATTTTCTTGaaaatttccattattttttccaGGAAAGAACAACAAGAAAGCCTCCTCCCCATGGCTTCATATTTTTTACAAACAATACTGTAACATGACTAAAGTTACCCAACATAACTCACTGATATCAGTGCACAAAATGGGGGTCACCAACACAGATAGATCCCAGGTAGAAAAAGCTTATGTTGAAAACCCAAAACTGGTTAAAAATACACTTTATACGGGTGAAGTATTTAAAAAGTATGCAAACATTGAAGAAGGAATTTGCTCTTTTATTTGATAGGTTAAGCACGAGtagtagctggtggcttccatgccactTTGTGAATGTGCTCCAAGTTTTAGTCTAAATTTTCAAACTAGGTTCTTAAACCTCTTTACATCCCAACTACAACCTGGAATAGATTTAAATTCCCAATGACATGGGTGTCACCAGTTGCCACTGATTAGTACCTTCTCAAGAGGATTTAATTGGATTGCACTCCCTCATCAGATCCACCACAGCTACAATACTTTACCCAATACTTTCAAATTATGCACACAAGATGCAAATTCATAATGTGAATGCATGCCATCACTATAACTAGTACATTTCCAGTGTACTCTGAGATTCTATACCTGCTGAGTTATACAGTGTGCACTACTGTACACAAAGAGGTTGACCAGAGCTTTTAAAAGTTACCGTATCTTTTGGATTACTATGTCCAGAATCCTTCACCTAGCATGACCAGTGGCCATCTTGACTGGGACGTCCTGAAACTTGACGTCTCACAGGTTAAACTTTGCAAACCCTCAGGTTTGTCTTATGAATAGCATTTTCATTTCATGAATGGCTAGAACTTAGTGTGATTAGTAATCCTTTGCATCCCGAAAGACAAGCAGGATAAAATATAATTTGTGGAGATTTGAGAGAGGGGACATAATGTAACCTGTTTGCAGATTAGAAATGATTTCCCTTAAAGCTTTTGTTACTTACCTTTCCTTCCTTATAGGGTAATATACAAAAAGGCAGTggacacaaaagaaaagaaagtactgtatacacatggggggggggggaaatcctctCCCAAATCTAGTACTAGTTGCCAGGAAGTGCTTATCAGCAATATTTCTTTTCAAACTCCTTTCTCATTTGTGAACTGTCAAACCTGACTGCCTTGCCTAATTAGACTTTTCCCCCAACGTGGTTAACATTAACTTGAAAGTGCAAAGCATAAATATTTCACAATGTCACAAAGGCTAATGGCAACCTTTTCTGACCTTACAACCTGTGTTTATTAGTCAAAGGCTGTTTTTTGTAAAGTGAGCAGTAGGGCCATTCCAGTAAAGCTCAAAACCCCCAAGGCCTTACTTGCTAAAATATGATCTTAATATGATAGGTGTGGTTAGAAAAATATACCTCAATTTCTGTCCAGGATTTGTCATGTACTATTCTATGCCACTTGTCATTGTGAAAAGTGACAACTTCTAGTGTGCTTGTCAGGGCAATAAAGGCAAACTGTTTACATACACACCTCCAAATACACTCCTTTTGACAGCACTCTGTCACATGCACCCAGTTTCACAACATCTTTGAAATTTTGCATGGGCTTGCTAACAGCAGACATGATTGGTACCTAAGATTACATGGTTTCTGGTACTTTTTGGGTTTCTGTTACTGTACAAGAGCACCCAACATTTCATACAGAACTGAATAATAACCAGCTTTGAATATTTTTTACCAGATCTGTTTCAAACATCTCCACACTGCTGACAAATGTCAAAAGTTAAGTAGTACTTACACAATCTCATCATTCTGAAACTCAAGCTCTCCACAAGTGTCTTCGAAGTCCTCTCCACCTCCTCTGGCTGTGCCTTCGATTGTTTTGTATGGCACAATAACATTTCCTCGAGCTCCAGATGTCCGTAGCACTTTCACTTCCATGGTTCCCACACTCTCACTTACGTGAGTGACCGGCTCCTCAAAAGTAAAAATGCCAGCATGATCGTCATCAAAGATAGTGACTGTGGCAGTAGCAGGTGACCCCAAGCAAGCCACTGTTGTGACATGGTTGGCCTCTAGAacactctcttctctctcctctgcaGTCACCCGCACATTACTGAGGTGAACAAGAAAGTTCTCATCTTCCTCAAATATATCATCATCAATTATGCCAACTCGTATTTCTTTTTGCGTCTCACCTGGCTTAAATATCACAGTCCCTTCAGTGAATTCATAATCAGATCCCGCGTTGGCTGTGCCATCTTCTGTTCGGAAGTCAACTGAGACAGTTTTGGTCAAATCGCCACCTCTGCGAGCAATAGTTAGGGCTACTGTGCCACAGTTCTCAAGGCACTGGTAGGTGACCTGCTCAAAATAGACCTTACTGACAGGGTCATTGTCCGCTACCTCACAGTTGACCTCATGCATGCTGACCGCCTTCCTTGCTTGGTCTGCCGCATGTCTCTTCAATATATTGCCTGCCCCAGTCATTAGTCGAGTGGCCTGAATTCGGTAAAAGGCTCGGCTCTTTTGCTGCTGACTCAGAACCTGATAGTTGGCCAGTTCTATCAGCTGCTCAACTTCTTTGTCCGGATGCTTCTGTTTCAGCTCTTTAAGAATCCTAGCCATTTCCCTCCTGGCCTCCTCATCATCTTGATCCTTTTCATCTACCTCTAGGACCAGAGTGCCATCCAAGAAACTTTCAACATGGGAATTAACTACCTTCCCATCCATTTCAATGTCAGCTTTGGATGGTGGCCCTTCACCTTCATGCTCGATGATCATGCCCCTCTGCTTGCCAGCCCTGTACTTCTTGTAGACATACTTGTAAAACAAGAGCCTTCTGTCAGCAATCCATGCAAACACCACGCAgattgggaagaagaagaaagtgagcAAGCCTTCCCAGACCTCTACTACCCCAGGTGATATGACTGACAAAATTAGGTAAAGCCAAGTGTAGGCAAATATGCTCCAAGCTGCAGTGACAAAAAATACACGAAGATGCTTAATCTTCCTGATTTCACCATCAGGGACAACATAAACACAAAGGGCTATGATGACAAACATGTTAAAGGCTGCGCTTCCTACAATGGTGCTTGGCCCAAGGTCCCCTGCAGTGAAGCCATGGCCACACACTTCAATGACAGAAAGGAGAATCTCTGGAGCTGAAGAGCCCAAAGCCATCAGAGTTAGATTGGAAACAGTCTCATTCCAAACTCTAACTGTGGTCTTGCTGGTTTCGCCATTGGGTTTCTTTATCgtgatctctctctcttgggATGTAATAACTTCGATGGATGACATGAAGCGGTCAGCTATAATTGACACTCCTAGAAACATGTAGACCATGGCCACAAAATATACAGTAGCTCTTGCTATTTTATCACCAAATGAAGGGTCTTGAGGTTCCCAGATTGGCAAAATCACACCTTTTTTACAGATATAGGTACCAGTACAATCTGCACTAATATTGGCCTCTTCAGCCTGATGTTCTGAGTGTACTTTGTCCATGTGTAATAGCAAGAGTAAAACAACACTTAAAAGATGAAGACCACCAGGAAAAGCAGTTGAATTCTTTAATCCCATCATGATTGCTTTGTCAGACCAATTTCCAAATGTTTCCTAACCTGCAGAATACAAAATTGTAAAAAAATGTGTTACTCAACTTCAGCTGAACCATTAAATGTAAGTATTGTTTTTCTATGAGACTCAAAACTTTACAACACCTACTTGAtcagctatttaaaaaaagatagttTACCAAGTCATGAGAAGGACAATATGTATCACTTTATATATATCAGCCACATTGTCATTTTAATGTCCATTTGTCCAGAACATCTTGGATCTCTTcagagtatttttttattttttatcaaatttaataataatttgatatCAGCAACTAAATTACCTAGTTCACTGCTGACTACTAACTCTAGATCATTTAAAAACAAGTAACCTCTCCTCCCCCAAAATATTCTTACATCCTTTCTTTGTGAGaaccatctttctttccttccttctttctttctttctttttactgttaTCTGCTCTCATGGCTTTAACATTTCTAGAAATCTTCCATCTCGGTCCCCACCAAGTGTGCATTTAAAGACAATGAGACCAATATATACAGAACAACTATTAAGTCAACTGGCATATAGTTTTTTAGATTTTCCAATCTTCATCagtataacttttaaaaaagtcaacatggaaaGTTTTTGTATGCAGGCTTTCTTCAGCAGATATCCACACTTAATGTACTCCAAAGCAGCTGCACAACTTCAAAAGGTGAATCAACAGTGGACCCCTGAAGCCCCTTCATGCATGTACTGTCCTTTCATGTGATTCTTGTGTGAATGGGACTGCACTTTCAGCCCAATTTTGGACTTCTCAAAACCTCAAATAGACAAATGAAAAAATCTACAAAATCTATACAAGTATAAATCAGTCATATCTCTTGTCAGAGGTATTAAGAGATTAAGATgaccctccccccacaaaaaacctttaaaagataaaagtaaaTATTCTTTTGGTTCCAGAAGGAAATGAAATAAGTCATTGGGCAAGCCAATCTGATAAGGATTGGTGAAATACCAGGGTCTACTCAGTGGCGTCCCCATCTccggtgtcacccagtgtagagTGTGGGGTTGCCAGGGAGCATGCCCAAAAGGCTGTCCTCACCCCTTTTCCTTTGCTGCAGTGGCAGCaatctcctcatgaggagactgcTGTCAGCACTTGGCTTTGTCCTTCCTCATGGCAGTGGCAGTAgtggtctcctcatgaggagaccacCACTGCTGAGAGGAAGCAGGGCAggatgctctcctcctccatGTGATGATGGCCCgattgggtgtcacccctcttttagagtgtcacccagtgtggtccacactgcagcactcccctagtgatgccactgggtccACTGGGCCAGAAGGTCTCACTGAGTCAGATTTAACAGGATTTaacaaataatagtaataaaaacacatttcaatGACCAGGAGATATTTATTTGGGAGGGGTATATATACCTCTGATCCTGCTTTCTCAATTAACAATGACACCCTGGAGGTCAAAAATACTTAGGGGGTGTATGACAACAGTAGCTGTTGTTAAGCATCATGCCCCCCATTGGAAAAATCCTCCTTGAGAACAAACCTAAAGCCACGGGCATCAAATAACCACTCAAGCCAGTTTATGTTACTGGTAAGGCATACCTGGGAgtgaaagacaaaaggaaaatccTGACCAGGAGTCAGCGGATGAAGCAGAACCTCTTCACAGAGATCTGGCTCATAAAATACAGGGTATGGTGAAGCTTACTTGACAAGGCTGCTTGACTAAAAGGAAGAGCTCTTAGGAGTTAGGA is a window from the Sceloporus undulatus isolate JIND9_A2432 ecotype Alabama chromosome 1, SceUnd_v1.1, whole genome shotgun sequence genome containing:
- the SLC8A1 gene encoding sodium/calcium exchanger 1 isoform X1, producing MMGLKNSTAFPGGLHLLSVVLLLLLHMDKVHSEHQAEEANISADCTGTYICKKGVILPIWEPQDPSFGDKIARATVYFVAMVYMFLGVSIIADRFMSSIEVITSQEREITIKKPNGETSKTTVRVWNETVSNLTLMALGSSAPEILLSVIEVCGHGFTAGDLGPSTIVGSAAFNMFVIIALCVYVVPDGEIRKIKHLRVFFVTAAWSIFAYTWLYLILSVISPGVVEVWEGLLTFFFFPICVVFAWIADRRLLFYKYVYKKYRAGKQRGMIIEHEGEGPPSKADIEMDGKVVNSHVESFLDGTLVLEVDEKDQDDEEARREMARILKELKQKHPDKEVEQLIELANYQVLSQQQKSRAFYRIQATRLMTGAGNILKRHAADQARKAVSMHEVNCEVADNDPVSKVYFEQVTYQCLENCGTVALTIARRGGDLTKTVSVDFRTEDGTANAGSDYEFTEGTVIFKPGETQKEIRVGIIDDDIFEEDENFLVHLSNVRVTAEEREESVLEANHVTTVACLGSPATATVTIFDDDHAGIFTFEEPVTHVSESVGTMEVKVLRTSGARGNVIVPYKTIEGTARGGGEDFEDTCGELEFQNDEIVKTISIKVIDDEEYEKNKTFYIEIGEPRLVEMSEKKALLLNELGGFTITGKCLNGQPVFRKVHARDHPFPSTVINIQEENEEKQPLTSKEEEERRIAEMGRPILGEHTKLEVIIEESYEFKNTVDKLIKKTNLALVVGTNSWREQFIEAITVSAGEDDDDDECGEEKLPSCFDYVMHFLTVFWKVLFAFVPPTDYWNGWACFVVSILMIGLLTAFIGDLASHFGCTIGLKDSVTAVVFVALGTSVPDTFASKVAATQDQYADASIGNVTGSNAVNVFLGIGVAWSIAAIYHAANGNAFEVQPGTLAFSVTLFTIFAFISVGVLLYRRRPEIGGELGGPRTAKILTSCLFVLLWLLYIFFSSLEAYCHIQGF
- the SLC8A1 gene encoding sodium/calcium exchanger 1 isoform X5, which translates into the protein MMGLKNSTAFPGGLHLLSVVLLLLLHMDKVHSEHQAEEANISADCTGTYICKKGVILPIWEPQDPSFGDKIARATVYFVAMVYMFLGVSIIADRFMSSIEVITSQEREITIKKPNGETSKTTVRVWNETVSNLTLMALGSSAPEILLSVIEVCGHGFTAGDLGPSTIVGSAAFNMFVIIALCVYVVPDGEIRKIKHLRVFFVTAAWSIFAYTWLYLILSVISPGVVEVWEGLLTFFFFPICVVFAWIADRRLLFYKYVYKKYRAGKQRGMIIEHEGEGPPSKADIEMDGKVVNSHVESFLDGTLVLEVDEKDQDDEEARREMARILKELKQKHPDKEVEQLIELANYQVLSQQQKSRAFYRIQATRLMTGAGNILKRHAADQARKAVSMHEVNCEVADNDPVSKVYFEQVTYQCLENCGTVALTIARRGGDLTKTVSVDFRTEDGTANAGSDYEFTEGTVIFKPGETQKEIRVGIIDDDIFEEDENFLVHLSNVRVTAEEREESVLEANHVTTVACLGSPATATVTIFDDDHAGIFTFEEPVTHVSESVGTMEVKVLRTSGARGNVIVPYKTIEGTARGGGEDFEDTCGELEFQNDEIVKTISIKVIDDEEYEKNKTFYIEIGEPRLVEMSEKKGGFTITEENEEKQPLTSKEEEERRIAEMGRPILGEHTKLEVIIEESYEFKNTVDKLIKKTNLALVVGTNSWREQFIEAITVSAGEDDDDDECGEEKLPSCFDYVMHFLTVFWKVLFAFVPPTDYWNGWACFVVSILMIGLLTAFIGDLASHFGCTIGLKDSVTAVVFVALGTSVPDTFASKVAATQDQYADASIGNVTGSNAVNVFLGIGVAWSIAAIYHAANGNAFEVQPGTLAFSVTLFTIFAFISVGVLLYRRRPEIGGELGGPRTAKILTSCLFVLLWLLYIFFSSLEAYCHIQGF
- the SLC8A1 gene encoding sodium/calcium exchanger 1 isoform X2, with the translated sequence MMGLKNSTAFPGGLHLLSVVLLLLLHMDKVHSEHQAEEANISADCTGTYICKKGVILPIWEPQDPSFGDKIARATVYFVAMVYMFLGVSIIADRFMSSIEVITSQEREITIKKPNGETSKTTVRVWNETVSNLTLMALGSSAPEILLSVIEVCGHGFTAGDLGPSTIVGSAAFNMFVIIALCVYVVPDGEIRKIKHLRVFFVTAAWSIFAYTWLYLILSVISPGVVEVWEGLLTFFFFPICVVFAWIADRRLLFYKYVYKKYRAGKQRGMIIEHEGEGPPSKADIEMDGKVVNSHVESFLDGTLVLEVDEKDQDDEEARREMARILKELKQKHPDKEVEQLIELANYQVLSQQQKSRAFYRIQATRLMTGAGNILKRHAADQARKAVSMHEVNCEVADNDPVSKVYFEQVTYQCLENCGTVALTIARRGGDLTKTVSVDFRTEDGTANAGSDYEFTEGTVIFKPGETQKEIRVGIIDDDIFEEDENFLVHLSNVRVTAEEREESVLEANHVTTVACLGSPATATVTIFDDDHAGIFTFEEPVTHVSESVGTMEVKVLRTSGARGNVIVPYKTIEGTARGGGEDFEDTCGELEFQNDEIVKYITLRILDREEYEKECSFYLVLEEPIWIRRRPKGGFTITGKCLNGQPVFRKVHARDHPFPSTVINIQEENEEKQPLTSKEEEERRIAEMGRPILGEHTKLEVIIEESYEFKNTVDKLIKKTNLALVVGTNSWREQFIEAITVSAGEDDDDDECGEEKLPSCFDYVMHFLTVFWKVLFAFVPPTDYWNGWACFVVSILMIGLLTAFIGDLASHFGCTIGLKDSVTAVVFVALGTSVPDTFASKVAATQDQYADASIGNVTGSNAVNVFLGIGVAWSIAAIYHAANGNAFEVQPGTLAFSVTLFTIFAFISVGVLLYRRRPEIGGELGGPRTAKILTSCLFVLLWLLYIFFSSLEAYCHIQGF
- the SLC8A1 gene encoding sodium/calcium exchanger 1 isoform X6, with protein sequence MMGLKNSTAFPGGLHLLSVVLLLLLHMDKVHSEHQAEEANISADCTGTYICKKGVILPIWEPQDPSFGDKIARATVYFVAMVYMFLGVSIIADRFMSSIEVITSQEREITIKKPNGETSKTTVRVWNETVSNLTLMALGSSAPEILLSVIEVCGHGFTAGDLGPSTIVGSAAFNMFVIIALCVYVVPDGEIRKIKHLRVFFVTAAWSIFAYTWLYLILSVISPGVVEVWEGLLTFFFFPICVVFAWIADRRLLFYKYVYKKYRAGKQRGMIIEHEGEGPPSKADIEMDGKVVNSHVESFLDGTLVLEVDEKDQDDEEARREMARILKELKQKHPDKEVEQLIELANYQVLSQQQKSRAFYRIQATRLMTGAGNILKRHAADQARKAVSMHEVNCEVADNDPVSKVYFEQVTYQCLENCGTVALTIARRGGDLTKTVSVDFRTEDGTANAGSDYEFTEGTVIFKPGETQKEIRVGIIDDDIFEEDENFLVHLSNVRVTAEEREESVLEANHVTTVACLGSPATATVTIFDDDHAGIFTFEEPVTHVSESVGTMEVKVLRTSGARGNVIVPYKTIEGTARGGGEDFEDTCGELEFQNDEIVKYITLRILDREEYEKECSFYLVLEEPIWIRRRPKGGFTITEENEEKQPLTSKEEEERRIAEMGRPILGEHTKLEVIIEESYEFKNTVDKLIKKTNLALVVGTNSWREQFIEAITVSAGEDDDDDECGEEKLPSCFDYVMHFLTVFWKVLFAFVPPTDYWNGWACFVVSILMIGLLTAFIGDLASHFGCTIGLKDSVTAVVFVALGTSVPDTFASKVAATQDQYADASIGNVTGSNAVNVFLGIGVAWSIAAIYHAANGNAFEVQPGTLAFSVTLFTIFAFISVGVLLYRRRPEIGGELGGPRTAKILTSCLFVLLWLLYIFFSSLEAYCHIQGF
- the SLC8A1 gene encoding sodium/calcium exchanger 1 isoform X4; translated protein: MMGLKNSTAFPGGLHLLSVVLLLLLHMDKVHSEHQAEEANISADCTGTYICKKGVILPIWEPQDPSFGDKIARATVYFVAMVYMFLGVSIIADRFMSSIEVITSQEREITIKKPNGETSKTTVRVWNETVSNLTLMALGSSAPEILLSVIEVCGHGFTAGDLGPSTIVGSAAFNMFVIIALCVYVVPDGEIRKIKHLRVFFVTAAWSIFAYTWLYLILSVISPGVVEVWEGLLTFFFFPICVVFAWIADRRLLFYKYVYKKYRAGKQRGMIIEHEGEGPPSKADIEMDGKVVNSHVESFLDGTLVLEVDEKDQDDEEARREMARILKELKQKHPDKEVEQLIELANYQVLSQQQKSRAFYRIQATRLMTGAGNILKRHAADQARKAVSMHEVNCEVADNDPVSKVYFEQVTYQCLENCGTVALTIARRGGDLTKTVSVDFRTEDGTANAGSDYEFTEGTVIFKPGETQKEIRVGIIDDDIFEEDENFLVHLSNVRVTAEEREESVLEANHVTTVACLGSPATATVTIFDDDHAGIFTFEEPVTHVSESVGTMEVKVLRTSGARGNVIVPYKTIEGTARGGGEDFEDTCGELEFQNDEIVKYITLRILDREEYEKECSFYLVLEEPIWIRRRPKGGFTITGQPVFRKVHARDHPFPSTVINIQEENEEKQPLTSKEEEERRIAEMGRPILGEHTKLEVIIEESYEFKNTVDKLIKKTNLALVVGTNSWREQFIEAITVSAGEDDDDDECGEEKLPSCFDYVMHFLTVFWKVLFAFVPPTDYWNGWACFVVSILMIGLLTAFIGDLASHFGCTIGLKDSVTAVVFVALGTSVPDTFASKVAATQDQYADASIGNVTGSNAVNVFLGIGVAWSIAAIYHAANGNAFEVQPGTLAFSVTLFTIFAFISVGVLLYRRRPEIGGELGGPRTAKILTSCLFVLLWLLYIFFSSLEAYCHIQGF